In Deinococcus psychrotolerans, the genomic window ACCCGGCGTATGCTCCACCCGGAAGGCAAAGGACGGTGGACGAAATACCGTCTACCGGAGACTGGAGAGTCTAGAATCCCAAGCCTCTGGCAGGCAGCAGAAGTTGTAGCAGGAGAACATCCTCTTGTGTCGGATGACCCTGCCCCTATGTCGGATGACCCTGCCCCTATGTCGGATGACCCTGCCCCTATGTCGGAAGAGCAGACCCTTGTGTCGGATGATGTCCTCACTGTGCCGGAGAAGTCTCCCGAGCATCTGGGCAGGCGTGCAGCTTCCCGCGCCCAAATGGAGCAGGCTGTTTTGCGAGCCTGTCAAGGCGAGTTCAAGACCATTCTTGAACTCGCCCAGTCTCTCAACCGCTCCGCAGAAACCTTGAGTCGCCACTACCTATCCAGGCTCGTTAGAGTGGGACTTCTAGAGTTGCAGTATCCCAACGTCCCAACGCGCAAGGGGCAGGCGTACCGCGCAGTTGTATCCCCTACCCTGCCAGAGGAGCAACCATGACCCAGGGCCGTGAGTACAACGAGGTCGAGTTTCCGTTCATCGGTCAACTGGTCGGGATGGGCTGGAATCACTTGGTGGGAGACAGGTACGTCCCAGCCTTCACGGAACGCAACAGCTTTAAGGAAACGTTGCTGAAAGGCCGCCTGCGTGAGGCCCTGCGCCGCATCAACGCACCGGAGTATCCCTGGCTGACTGACTCGCATCTGGACGAGGCTCTGAGCCAGTTGACCCGCTTGCCTGCCGGGCTGGTGGGCCTGCGTCCAGTCAATGCTCATCTAACCAGCCTGCTACTAGAGGGCGTCCAAGTCACGGGGCCGGACGGCAAAGGGCATACTCTTCGCTTCATCGATTTCCGGACACTGAGCAGGAATGATTTTCTGGCCATCAATCAGTTCCGCATAGACCCCCCAGGGTACGTGGCTGGACCTGGATACATCATTCCGGATGTGGTGCTATTCGTGAATGGCATTCCATTGGTCGTGGTGGAATGCAAGTCGCCAGGCATCGCCGAACCGATGGCACACGCCGTCAGCGACCTGCTGGGCTACCAGAATCTGCGTGACAGCGCTGAAATCGAGGGCGTGGAACGCTTTTTCCATCCTGTGCAACTGCTGGTCGGTACCAGCTTCTACAAGGCTGTGCTGGGCACCGTCGGTGCACCCGCTGAAGAATTCCTGACCTGGAAGGACACCTACCCATTGACCCGTCAGGAGGTCCAAGAGAAGCTGGACAAGCCTCAGCTTCATCCACAGCAGGTTCTAACCGCAGGCGTGCTTTACCCGCACACCCTCCTCGACTTGCTGGAAAACTTCACACTCACTGACCCGGAGAGCAAGCGGGTGGCGCGCTACCAGCAGTACCGGGCTGTTCACAAAGCGCTAGCCCGCCTCAAATCCGGCGAGACCCGGCTGCTGGGGGCGGAGGTCGATGGGCGCGGCGGCATCGTCTGGCACACGCAGGGGTCTGGGAAGAGTTTGACGATGATGTTTCTGGTTCGTGCCCTTCGTACAGTACCGGAACTTCGTACATTCAAGATTGTGGTCGTCACCGACCGGCGCGATTTGGAAAGACAGCTCGTGAACACCGCGCAGGTTGCAGGCGAACCAGTTACGGTTGCCAAAGGAGTCAAAAAGCTGAATACCGAGCTGGCCAAGCAGGGAACAGGCTTTGTCTTCGGGATGGTGCAGAAGCTGCGGGGGCAAATCGGTACGGAATTCGACCCGCAGCAGGCCGTCCTGAACGCCAGCCCGAACATTCTTGTACTGGTGGACGAAGCACACCGCTCACACACCAACACGCAGCATGCACACCTGCGGGCCGCTTTACCCAACGCAGCCATGATTGGTTTCACCGGTACGCCCATCATTACAGGCCAGAAGAAGAAGACCCACGAGATTTTCGGGCCGATGCTTGACACCTACACCCTCTTGGAGAGTCAGGAAGATAAAGCTACCGTCCCCATTCTCTACGAAGGCCGCACCGTGAATGCCTACCTGAAAGATGGGCAGAACTTGGACAGCCTGTTTGATACTTTCTTCGGTGAACTGAGCAAAGCGGCACGGTTGAAGCTTCAACAAAAATACGGCACGTTGGGCGACATCCTGGAATCTCCCAGGCTCATCGCCCTCAAGGCGCGGGACATGCTGCTGCATTACGCCAGCCAGGTGCTGCCCAATGGGTTAAAGGGTCAGGTGGTGGCTCCCAGCCGCCGGGCGGCAGTCGAGTACCAACGCGCCTTCCGGAAAGCCCAGGTGGAGTTGGTCGATGAGCTTGAACACCTCGACTCCATGTTCATGAGGCTGCTGCCAGCAAAACTCGCCAGCTTGGACGAACACACCCGCGCCCTCGTCATGGCATATCCATATCTGGACCGCCTGCGGGTCTTGGAATTTGCCGCCGTCATCTCTGCTGACGGCACAGACCCGCCGGAGTGGACCGAGTGGTCAGACCCACTCAAGCAGGAACTGCGTACTGGTGAGAAGGGACAGTTCAAGACCCGTGAACATCCCCTGAGCCTGCTCATCGTCAAGAGCATGCTGCTGACGGGCTTCGACGCGCCGGTCGAGCAGGTGCTGTATCTCGACCGAAACATTCGCAACCACGAATTGCTCCAAGCCATCGCCCGCGTCAACCGCACGCATCCTGGTAAGCGTCACGGTCTGGTGGTCGATTACTACGGGGTAGGGCATCACCTCGCCCAAGCCTTGAGCGATTACACGCAAGCAGAAGTGCAGGGAGTCATGTCCTCCATCAAGGACAGCCTGCCGCTGCTGGATACGGCCCACTACGCCGTGGTGAGCCTGTTCAGTGGCACGGCTCTTCCCCTGACGGACTGCGAAGACTGTGTCAACGCGCTGAATGACTCCAAGCTGCGAGCGGAATTCAAGGTCAAGCTCAATTTATTCTTAAACGCGCTGGATACCGTGTTGCCACGTCCGGAGGCGCTGCGCTACGTGGAAGACGCCGCTCTGCTGAGTCGCATTCAATCCACGGCCCGGCAAGTTTATCAGGACGGCGATGAAGACGAGATGCTTGGAGCCGGAGAAAAGGTGCGGGCGCTTATAGCCCAATACGTGGATGTCAGCGCTATCCAAGTCAAGGTGCCGCCCATTGAGGTGCTGAACCCGAATTTCAGTCAGCAGGTCGGCGGCTACCTCTCCAAGCAGACGCAGGCCGCTGCCATGGAACACGCCGCTAAGCACTTCATTACCCTGCATGCTGACGAGGACCCGGTGTATTACCAAAAACTCAGCGAAAAACTTGAAGAGCTTCTCAAGCTGCACGCTCAGCACTGGGATGCTCTCGTCAGTGCCTTGAAGACATTCATTGGTGAAGTGCAAACTGGAAGGCCCGCCGACACCACTGGCCTCAATCCCCTCACCGAAGCGCCCCTGTTCAGTTTGCTGCTGGCGGCCCAAGCTGCGGAGCTTCAAGGCCTCAGTGAAGCCCAAAGAGAG contains:
- a CDS encoding type I restriction endonuclease subunit R, with the translated sequence MTQGREYNEVEFPFIGQLVGMGWNHLVGDRYVPAFTERNSFKETLLKGRLREALRRINAPEYPWLTDSHLDEALSQLTRLPAGLVGLRPVNAHLTSLLLEGVQVTGPDGKGHTLRFIDFRTLSRNDFLAINQFRIDPPGYVAGPGYIIPDVVLFVNGIPLVVVECKSPGIAEPMAHAVSDLLGYQNLRDSAEIEGVERFFHPVQLLVGTSFYKAVLGTVGAPAEEFLTWKDTYPLTRQEVQEKLDKPQLHPQQVLTAGVLYPHTLLDLLENFTLTDPESKRVARYQQYRAVHKALARLKSGETRLLGAEVDGRGGIVWHTQGSGKSLTMMFLVRALRTVPELRTFKIVVVTDRRDLERQLVNTAQVAGEPVTVAKGVKKLNTELAKQGTGFVFGMVQKLRGQIGTEFDPQQAVLNASPNILVLVDEAHRSHTNTQHAHLRAALPNAAMIGFTGTPIITGQKKKTHEIFGPMLDTYTLLESQEDKATVPILYEGRTVNAYLKDGQNLDSLFDTFFGELSKAARLKLQQKYGTLGDILESPRLIALKARDMLLHYASQVLPNGLKGQVVAPSRRAAVEYQRAFRKAQVELVDELEHLDSMFMRLLPAKLASLDEHTRALVMAYPYLDRLRVLEFAAVISADGTDPPEWTEWSDPLKQELRTGEKGQFKTREHPLSLLIVKSMLLTGFDAPVEQVLYLDRNIRNHELLQAIARVNRTHPGKRHGLVVDYYGVGHHLAQALSDYTQAEVQGVMSSIKDSLPLLDTAHYAVVSLFSGTALPLTDCEDCVNALNDSKLRAEFKVKLNLFLNALDTVLPRPEALRYVEDAALLSRIQSTARQVYQDGDEDEMLGAGEKVRALIAQYVDVSAIQVKVPPIEVLNPNFSQQVGGYLSKQTQAAAMEHAAKHFITLHADEDPVYYQKLSEKLEELLKLHAQHWDALVSALKTFIGEVQTGRPADTTGLNPLTEAPLFSLLLAAQAAELQGLSEAQRERLIEGTVTVVQELRNRTVRPDFWRNAVQQKQVKGWLFAFLDQHDLVPYDACAKTADELMNLAKHLYNRWSTPQ